One Phaseolus vulgaris cultivar G19833 chromosome 2, P. vulgaris v2.0, whole genome shotgun sequence DNA window includes the following coding sequences:
- the LOC137811335 gene encoding rhodanese-like domain-containing protein 6 yields the protein MEEDQTQRKPRILCLHGFRTSGEILKQLVLRWPEPVIQKLDLVFLDGQFPAQGRSDVEGIFDPPYYEWFQANEDFSEYRNFEACLAYIEDYMLKNGPFDGVLGFSQGAILAAALPGMQAQGVALGKVDKIKFLIVISGAKFGGNKFGMPKLASNAFSKPIDCLSLHIIGEKDFMKEESVALLGAFQNPVVIHHPRGHTVPKLDDNSLETMVNFTDNIQRMI from the exons ATGGAAGAAGACCAAACCCAGAGAAAACCCAGAATCCTGTGTCTCCACGGATTCAGAACCAGTGGCGAAATCCTCAAGCAGCTAGTCTTAAGATGGCCAGAACCAGTGATACAAAAATTGGACCTCGTGTTCCTCGATGGCCAATTTCCCGCGCAGGGAAGATCTGACGTTGAAGGCATTTTCGATCCTCCTTACTATGAATGGTTCCAAGCCAATGAG GACTTCTCTGAGTATAGAAACTTCGAAGCCTGTTTAGCATACATAGAAGATTACATGCTCAAAAATGGTCCTTTCGATGGTGTATTGGGTTTCTCTCAG GGAGCAATTTTAGCGGCTGCATTGCCAGGAATGCAAGCGCAG GGTGTAGCACTTGGGAAGGTAGACAAGATCAAGTTTTTGATTGTGATATCTGGTGCCAAGTTTGGTGGAAACAAGTTTGGAATGCCTAAATTGGCTTCTAATGCATTTTCAAAACCAATTGATTGCTTATCTCTTCACATTATTG GGGAGAAAGATTTCATGAAGGAAGAGAGCGTTGCTTTGTTGGGAGCATTCCAGAATCCTGTTGTGATTCATCACCCCAGAGGGCATACAGTCCCCAAACTTG ATGATAACAGTCTTGAAACTATGGTTAATTTTACTGACAACATTCAGAGGATGATTTAG